Proteins encoded together in one Deinococcus multiflagellatus window:
- a CDS encoding glycoside hydrolase family 19 protein — MITPALIRVLVPRHPTSDVTAEKAQRAADLFGITDPKSVAAWLANMTVEAGIQPKREDLFYTTAQRLRTVWPSRFDPQHGGRHDPNAYLRNPEKLANLVYAGRLGNGDVASGDGWAFRGWGHLQITGRANTLAVERAVDLPLTAQPELLEQIGVGLLGGAYYWVRMSAANRLATAGNIRETRRAVNGPAMLHADEMVALYHRALPYLT; from the coding sequence ATGATCACCCCAGCCCTGATCCGGGTGCTGGTGCCCCGGCACCCCACGTCCGATGTCACCGCCGAGAAAGCCCAGCGCGCCGCCGACCTGTTCGGCATCACGGACCCCAAGAGCGTGGCAGCGTGGCTGGCGAACATGACCGTTGAGGCTGGCATTCAACCTAAACGCGAGGACCTGTTCTACACCACGGCCCAGCGGCTGCGGACGGTCTGGCCCAGCCGCTTCGACCCCCAACACGGCGGCCGCCATGACCCGAACGCCTACCTGCGTAACCCTGAGAAGCTGGCAAACCTCGTGTACGCCGGGCGCCTCGGGAACGGGGACGTGGCCAGCGGGGACGGCTGGGCGTTCCGGGGCTGGGGCCACCTGCAGATCACGGGCCGGGCCAACACCCTGGCGGTCGAGCGGGCGGTGGACCTGCCCCTGACCGCGCAGCCGGAGCTGCTGGAGCAGATTGGCGTCGGGCTGCTGGGCGGCGCCTATTACTGGGTCCGCATGAGTGCGGCGAACCGGCTGGCGACCGCCGGCAACATCCGTGAGACGCGCCGAGCGGTGAACGGCCCAGCCATGCTGCATGCCGACGAGATGGTGGCCCTATACCACCGGGCCCTGCCTTATCTCACCTGA